The Streptomyces sp. RKAG293 genome includes a region encoding these proteins:
- a CDS encoding N-acetylmuramoyl-L-alanine amidase: MTRTHRRSGKFLPIGIAATLIAGSVAAIGTFALANPSDSAAPPVDPAAGLQREFADAAQEFHVPQSVLMAVSYHLTRWETHQGRPSTAGNYNVMGLTQVTAEDVEEPTRAERLSHLNMSGDPARMKKFNATRALRGGDDRTDTSDPRLHTLDAAAELTGESAGSLRTDREESVRGGAALLAKYEKEAAGSLPDDPGRWYAAVARYSQAPDAKGAQLFTQRVFQTINRGGSRVTSDGQRVTLPADPSVTPVKPAKLTLAATFASTAVAPVPECPSGLNCDFRAAAFQKNGTDPADYGNYDVTNRPADGVDIRYIVIHDTEGSYDSSLSVFQDPAKSASAHYLIRASDGLVTQTVPTKDTAWHAGNKTLNMHSIGIEHEGFAIKTGSWYSEPQYESSAALVKYLAARFGIPLDREHIIGHDEVPGPIDAYVAGMHWDPGPYWDWNHYFALMGAPTGDGGAGSPVLVGQEITVAPPFTTANQPAVVYCSPTCATQTPRPANFLYLYTAASTGSPLIADPYLRAGAAGSTQGPDWAAKAVAGSHYVVAAVKDDWTAIWYGGRQGWFYNPGGRLTAPAGTTAQPVVTPKAGLASIPVYGRAYPQTADYTGTDVPVQADTDKALTKYSLPAGQAYVPGGPSVAGDYFHAMNYDNSAPGDHKLVTGTTTFLPIRFNHRLAWVRADDVRQISSTRPASGATRSDVVARDSAGVLWQYQGSGGGAVPFLYRYRVGAGWQGYNALIDLSGFRADGTGDLIAREPSGVLWYYKGTGNTAVPFATRVKAGSGWQIYNALVGVGDVSGDGKPDLIARDTTGVLWLYRGTGNATAPFATRLKVGTGWQMHNMLVGGGDMTGDGKPDLIARDTTGVLWLYRGTGNAAAPFATRLKVGTGWQMYNLLAGTSDLTGDGKPDLLARDTTGRLWTYPGTGNPSTPFAARLIVTTGWQMYNALVG, from the coding sequence TTGACCCGTACACACCGCCGCTCGGGAAAGTTCCTGCCGATCGGCATCGCGGCGACACTCATCGCGGGATCCGTGGCGGCCATAGGGACGTTCGCGCTGGCGAACCCGTCCGACAGCGCCGCTCCCCCGGTGGATCCGGCCGCCGGACTGCAGCGGGAGTTCGCGGACGCCGCGCAGGAGTTCCACGTACCGCAGAGCGTGCTGATGGCGGTCTCGTACCACCTGACCCGGTGGGAGACGCACCAGGGCCGGCCGAGTACGGCCGGGAACTACAACGTCATGGGCCTGACCCAGGTGACGGCCGAGGACGTCGAGGAGCCCACCCGGGCGGAGCGGCTGTCGCATCTCAACATGAGCGGCGATCCGGCCCGGATGAAGAAGTTCAACGCGACCCGTGCGCTGCGGGGCGGCGACGACCGGACCGACACCTCCGATCCCCGCCTGCACACGCTGGACGCGGCCGCCGAGCTGACCGGTGAGTCGGCCGGCTCGCTGCGCACCGATCGCGAGGAGAGCGTGCGGGGTGGGGCGGCGCTGCTGGCGAAGTACGAGAAGGAGGCCGCCGGTTCGCTGCCCGACGACCCGGGCCGGTGGTACGCGGCCGTCGCGCGCTACAGCCAGGCGCCGGACGCCAAGGGCGCCCAGCTGTTCACGCAGCGGGTCTTCCAGACCATCAACCGCGGCGGGAGCCGGGTCACGTCGGACGGGCAGCGGGTCACCCTGCCCGCCGACCCGTCGGTCACCCCCGTGAAGCCGGCGAAGCTGACCCTGGCCGCGACGTTCGCCAGTACCGCGGTCGCCCCGGTCCCCGAATGTCCCTCGGGCCTGAACTGCGACTTCCGGGCCGCGGCATTTCAGAAGAACGGGACGGATCCGGCCGATTACGGCAACTACGACGTAACGAACCGGCCGGCCGACGGTGTCGACATCCGCTACATCGTCATCCACGACACCGAGGGCAGCTACGACAGTTCGCTGAGCGTCTTCCAGGACCCGGCGAAGTCCGCCAGCGCGCACTACCTCATCCGCGCCTCCGACGGTCTGGTCACCCAGACGGTGCCCACCAAGGACACCGCCTGGCACGCCGGCAACAAGACCCTCAACATGCACTCGATCGGCATCGAGCACGAGGGCTTCGCCATCAAGACGGGGTCCTGGTACAGCGAGCCCCAGTACGAGTCGTCGGCGGCGCTGGTGAAGTACCTCGCCGCCCGCTTCGGCATTCCGCTGGACCGCGAGCACATCATCGGCCACGACGAGGTCCCCGGCCCGATCGACGCCTACGTGGCCGGCATGCACTGGGACCCGGGGCCCTACTGGGACTGGAACCACTACTTCGCCCTCATGGGCGCTCCGACCGGCGACGGCGGTGCGGGCAGTCCCGTCCTGGTCGGCCAGGAGATCACCGTCGCGCCGCCGTTCACCACGGCCAACCAGCCGGCCGTCGTGTACTGCTCCCCCACCTGCGCGACGCAGACCCCGCGCCCGGCGAACTTCCTCTATCTGTACACCGCTGCCTCCACCGGCTCGCCACTGATCGCGGACCCGTATCTGCGCGCGGGCGCCGCGGGCAGCACACAGGGCCCGGACTGGGCGGCCAAGGCCGTCGCCGGCAGCCACTACGTGGTGGCCGCGGTGAAGGACGACTGGACGGCGATCTGGTACGGCGGGCGGCAGGGCTGGTTCTACAACCCCGGCGGCCGGCTGACCGCCCCCGCGGGCACGACCGCACAGCCGGTCGTCACCCCGAAGGCGGGGCTCGCCTCCATTCCCGTGTACGGCCGCGCGTATCCGCAGACGGCCGACTACACCGGCACCGACGTCCCGGTCCAGGCGGACACCGACAAGGCGCTGACGAAGTACAGCCTCCCGGCAGGACAGGCCTACGTGCCCGGCGGCCCGTCCGTGGCCGGGGACTACTTCCACGCCATGAACTACGACAACAGCGCCCCCGGTGACCACAAGCTCGTCACCGGAACCACCACGTTCCTCCCGATCCGGTTCAACCACCGCCTGGCCTGGGTCCGGGCCGACGACGTACGGCAGATCAGCAGTACGCGCCCCGCGAGCGGCGCGACCCGCTCCGACGTCGTCGCTCGGGACAGCGCCGGTGTGCTGTGGCAGTACCAGGGCAGCGGCGGCGGCGCCGTTCCGTTCCTGTACCGCTACCGCGTCGGTGCCGGCTGGCAGGGCTACAACGCCCTGATCGACCTCTCCGGATTCCGTGCCGACGGGACCGGCGACCTGATCGCGCGGGAGCCTTCGGGCGTCCTCTGGTACTACAAGGGCACCGGAAACACCGCGGTTCCCTTCGCCACGCGCGTCAAGGCCGGATCCGGCTGGCAGATCTACAACGCCCTGGTCGGCGTGGGCGATGTGTCCGGGGACGGGAAACCGGACCTGATCGCACGGGACACCACCGGCGTCCTGTGGCTCTACCGCGGCACCGGGAACGCGACGGCGCCCTTCGCCACCCGGCTCAAGGTCGGTACCGGCTGGCAGATGCACAACATGCTGGTCGGAGGGGGCGATATGACGGGCGACGGGAAACCGGACCTGATCGCACGGGACACCACCGGCGTCCTGTGGCTCTACCGCGGCACCGGGAACGCGGCGGCGCCCTTCGCCACCCGGCTCAAGGTCGGTACCGGCTGGCAGATGTACAACCTCCTGGCCGGCACGTCCGACCTGACCGGCGACGGCAAGCCGGATCTGCTCGCACGGGACACCACCGGCCGGCTCTGGACCTACCCCGGAACCGGCAACCCCTCCACACCGTTCGCAGCCCGCCTGATCGTCACCACCGGCTGGCAGATGTACAACGCCCTCGTGGGCTGA
- the eccD gene encoding type VII secretion integral membrane protein EccD, translating into MADKHCRVTVIGARKRVDLAVPAAAPIAEYVTTLAHLCGEEELEALPAAWSLALVNGRTLHPVSSLSDAGVVDGQLLYLRDAAEGEFEEPLVRDLDEMIAEVADSFGDLRWTSRTRAATVAVLGAAWLVAACLVPAVSGAWPGTSAGPLALGTGFVLLFTAWGLRRSGTAPGGRPTPQNRLALPLALSTVPCLAVAGWFLPDPSAGSPLGAALGAMVGAAAALGAVPSVAGAAVLVFGVAGAAVVGLLTGLRTDLAEGAAAVAVAGYGMLLAAPSLAGRLAAAWPVVAEEGGPAGSDDSLVRTVVLRARNVLLGWTCAVSLTLAVALAVLGASHGGYAPALAGCLAVALLLRAGTFRLLGEAVPVVVCGAAGLFSALLAVPATTSAPGWTGPVAVAAAGAVLLGTGAALAFRRPAGRTEQPKALRAVAGLCSVAAIPLAIGVFGVFQHLATYGHHL; encoded by the coding sequence ATGGCTGACAAGCACTGCCGCGTGACGGTGATCGGCGCGCGCAAGCGGGTCGACCTCGCGGTCCCCGCCGCCGCCCCGATCGCGGAGTACGTCACGACGCTGGCCCATCTGTGCGGCGAGGAGGAGCTGGAGGCGCTGCCGGCCGCGTGGTCGCTGGCGCTGGTGAACGGCCGCACACTGCACCCGGTCTCCTCGCTGAGCGACGCCGGAGTGGTGGACGGCCAACTGCTGTATCTGCGGGACGCCGCCGAGGGGGAGTTCGAGGAGCCCCTGGTCAGGGACCTCGACGAGATGATCGCCGAGGTCGCCGACTCGTTCGGTGATCTGCGCTGGACCTCCCGTACCCGGGCCGCCACCGTCGCGGTCCTCGGGGCGGCCTGGCTGGTGGCCGCCTGTCTGGTACCGGCGGTGTCCGGTGCATGGCCGGGTACGTCGGCCGGTCCGCTGGCGCTGGGCACCGGCTTCGTCCTGCTCTTCACCGCCTGGGGCCTGCGGCGCAGCGGTACGGCCCCAGGCGGACGGCCGACCCCGCAGAACCGGCTGGCGCTGCCGCTCGCGCTGAGTACGGTGCCCTGCCTGGCGGTCGCCGGGTGGTTCCTGCCCGATCCGTCGGCCGGCAGCCCGCTCGGGGCGGCGCTCGGCGCGATGGTCGGCGCGGCCGCCGCGCTCGGCGCGGTGCCGTCGGTGGCGGGCGCGGCGGTGCTGGTGTTCGGTGTGGCGGGCGCGGCCGTCGTCGGTCTGCTGACGGGCCTGCGGACGGACCTGGCCGAAGGCGCGGCGGCCGTCGCGGTCGCCGGTTACGGCATGCTGCTGGCCGCCCCGTCGCTGGCCGGCCGGCTCGCCGCGGCCTGGCCGGTCGTGGCGGAGGAAGGCGGCCCCGCGGGCTCCGACGACAGCCTGGTCAGGACGGTGGTGCTCCGCGCCCGTAACGTCCTGCTCGGCTGGACCTGTGCGGTCTCCCTCACGCTCGCTGTCGCCCTCGCCGTGCTGGGTGCCTCGCACGGCGGGTACGCGCCGGCCCTGGCCGGCTGCCTGGCGGTCGCGCTCCTGCTGCGCGCCGGTACGTTCCGGCTGCTGGGCGAGGCGGTCCCGGTCGTGGTGTGCGGCGCGGCCGGCCTGTTCAGCGCGCTGCTGGCCGTCCCCGCGACGACGTCGGCCCCCGGCTGGACCGGGCCGGTGGCGGTCGCCGCGGCCGGGGCGGTGCTGCTGGGTACCGGTGCCGCACTCGCCTTCCGGCGCCCGGCCGGCCGGACCGAACAGCCGAAGGCGCTGCGGGCGGTGGCCGGACTCTGCTCGGTGGCCGCGATCCCGCTGGCGATCGGTGTGTTCGGCGTCTTCCAGCACCTGGCCACGTACGGACACCACCTGTGA
- a CDS encoding APC family permease — translation MRRSLGVLDGVVIAASTTAATTSIGLGMGLLTGIVGLHLPIIMLLAFLPILGIAAAYSRLNRVEPNCGNSYVWVGRSVSPWLGFLSGWVNVVGTVVFLAYTTTVTGSALIQLAGQAGLHHLAGLTLNPDSTLQSTLLGMTVLVAATLAAVTGADVAARLQRYLLAFEYLVLLGFCGYGLFAGTQPFSLDWFNPFTIPSLAALAQGMVVAVFCYWGFDAAFSVSEEVRDPRDASRSGLITVFTMLGLFLLGAVAFQRVLSHGQLVDNGAQGLTYFGNQLAHQPLAALPLVALTFSAVASLQAGVIPTVRGLFAMGRDRTVGPVWTRIHPKYGTPAAGTLLLGAIAAVVAALSLVIPKVSELISASVSAIGIVVALSYGLTAVAAAVRFRGLLRGTLWEGVRAVVLPVLSALVLFALAGYMCWGYATSADHFALRADNGWFLLLMPVLMILSGLLVAGWAKWGRKSPYFTAGQATDADAADLLSVEPTTARTSATI, via the coding sequence ATGAGAAGGTCGCTCGGCGTACTGGACGGCGTGGTCATCGCCGCGTCCACCACCGCCGCGACCACCAGCATCGGCCTCGGGATGGGGCTGCTCACCGGGATCGTCGGGCTGCATCTGCCGATCATCATGCTGCTCGCCTTCCTGCCGATCCTGGGCATCGCCGCGGCCTACTCCCGGCTCAACCGGGTCGAGCCCAACTGCGGCAACAGCTATGTCTGGGTCGGCCGCTCGGTCAGCCCCTGGCTGGGGTTCCTCTCCGGCTGGGTGAACGTCGTCGGAACCGTCGTCTTCCTCGCCTACACGACGACCGTGACCGGGTCGGCCCTGATACAGCTCGCCGGCCAGGCGGGACTGCACCACCTGGCCGGACTGACCCTGAATCCCGACAGCACGCTGCAGTCGACGCTGCTCGGAATGACGGTGCTGGTGGCCGCCACGCTCGCCGCCGTCACCGGGGCCGACGTCGCCGCACGGCTGCAGCGCTATCTCCTGGCCTTCGAGTACCTGGTGCTGCTGGGCTTCTGCGGCTACGGCCTGTTCGCCGGCACCCAGCCGTTCAGCCTGGACTGGTTCAACCCCTTCACGATCCCCTCGCTCGCCGCCCTGGCCCAGGGCATGGTGGTGGCGGTGTTCTGCTACTGGGGCTTCGACGCCGCCTTCAGCGTCAGCGAGGAGGTGCGCGACCCGCGGGACGCCTCGCGCAGCGGCCTGATCACGGTGTTCACCATGCTCGGCCTGTTCCTGCTCGGCGCGGTGGCCTTCCAGCGGGTCCTCTCGCACGGTCAGCTCGTCGACAACGGCGCACAGGGGCTGACCTACTTCGGCAACCAGCTGGCCCACCAGCCGCTCGCGGCACTGCCACTGGTCGCGCTGACCTTCTCCGCCGTGGCCTCGCTGCAGGCCGGAGTGATCCCCACCGTGCGCGGGCTGTTCGCCATGGGCCGCGACCGCACCGTCGGCCCGGTCTGGACCCGCATCCACCCGAAGTACGGGACGCCCGCGGCGGGAACGCTGCTCCTCGGTGCGATCGCCGCTGTGGTCGCGGCGCTCTCCCTCGTCATCCCGAAGGTCAGCGAGCTGATCAGCGCCTCCGTCAGCGCCATCGGCATCGTCGTCGCGCTCTCCTACGGTCTGACCGCGGTCGCCGCCGCCGTGCGCTTCCGCGGGCTGCTGCGCGGCACCCTCTGGGAGGGCGTCCGGGCGGTCGTGCTGCCGGTGCTCAGCGCGCTGGTCCTGTTCGCTCTCGCCGGGTACATGTGCTGGGGGTACGCCACCTCCGCCGACCACTTCGCGCTGCGGGCCGACAACGGCTGGTTCCTGCTGCTGATGCCGGTGCTGATGATCCTCTCCGGTCTGCTGGTCGCCGGCTGGGCCAAGTGGGGCCGCAAGTCCCCCTACTTCACCGCCGGCCAGGCCACCGACGCCGACGCGGCGGATCTGCTCTCCGTCGAGCCCACCACCGCCCGGACATCCGCGACCATCTGA
- a CDS encoding WXG100 family type VII secretion target yields MTTPNNAGSGGTMAGYSVTPEGVAAAASYVTTQATDVDAKIAALRSYVAGLGNIWQGSAHAAFETLMMDYDIYARMMHDALSDIASGLRGNYVSYTESEQANLANLRQVQLPAARF; encoded by the coding sequence ATGACGACCCCCAACAACGCGGGCAGCGGCGGCACGATGGCCGGTTACTCGGTCACTCCCGAGGGTGTCGCCGCGGCGGCCTCCTACGTGACCACCCAGGCCACCGATGTCGATGCCAAGATCGCCGCGCTGCGCAGCTACGTCGCCGGCCTGGGCAACATCTGGCAGGGCTCCGCACACGCCGCGTTCGAGACGCTGATGATGGATTACGACATCTACGCGCGGATGATGCACGACGCGCTCTCCGACATCGCGTCCGGGCTGCGCGGCAACTACGTCAGCTACACCGAGTCGGAGCAGGCGAACCTGGCCAACCTCCGCCAGGTGCAGCTGCCCGCGGCCCGGTTCTGA
- a CDS encoding putative glycolipid-binding domain-containing protein, translating into MTTSHVLTWAVSESDGYETAWIELDGSTLRAHGRVVGTVPEPYWITYELDTTEDFVTRRLRATSETAGGTTELDLRRAQDGRWTVNGRPAPGLDGALDCDLGLSPLTNTMPVLRHALHRLPGEQDFLMAWIHVPDLAVRPNRQTYTHLGTNRVRYASGTYRADLTLDADGLVVTYPGLAQRR; encoded by the coding sequence ATGACCACATCTCATGTGCTGACCTGGGCGGTCAGCGAGAGCGACGGGTACGAGACGGCGTGGATCGAGCTCGACGGCAGCACGCTGCGGGCCCACGGGCGCGTGGTCGGCACGGTGCCCGAGCCCTACTGGATCACCTACGAACTCGACACCACGGAGGACTTCGTGACCCGCCGGCTGCGGGCCACCTCCGAAACGGCCGGCGGGACCACCGAGTTGGACCTGCGTCGCGCCCAGGACGGACGATGGACGGTGAACGGCCGACCGGCGCCCGGCCTGGACGGCGCGCTCGACTGCGACCTCGGCCTGTCCCCGCTCACCAACACGATGCCGGTGCTGCGCCACGCCCTGCACCGTCTGCCGGGCGAGCAGGACTTCCTGATGGCCTGGATCCACGTCCCCGACCTCGCGGTCCGGCCCAACCGGCAGACCTACACCCACCTCGGCACGAACCGCGTGCGCTACGCCTCGGGCACCTACCGGGCGGACCTCACCCTCGACGCCGACGGCCTCGTCGTCACGTACCCGGGCCTGGCCCAGCGCCGCTGA
- a CDS encoding TetR family transcriptional regulator: MTDRQILGTARPRRRPTKQGTVLSEALIVETALRLIRQHGSAALTVRRLGAALGADPSALYRYFRNTDDLLLAVADELIGQAFAGWSPVGDWRADLRELGLRIHSAYLEHPQAAMLAAYRVTGRPHEAFAIESILSVLRRGGFPDPEAVRMYHTFVDTGLAYAALDAASAALPPQAREAERQVWERTYASLPATTHPHIAATSRLLQAEMGRSAYAKTLDLFLDAAAARLDALTAGRPSPPLASMDR, from the coding sequence ATGACCGACCGGCAGATCCTCGGGACCGCGCGGCCGCGCCGCCGCCCCACGAAGCAGGGCACGGTGCTGTCCGAGGCGCTGATCGTCGAGACCGCGCTGCGGCTGATCCGCCAGCACGGATCGGCCGCGCTGACCGTACGGCGGCTGGGCGCGGCGCTGGGCGCGGACCCCAGCGCGCTCTACCGGTACTTCCGCAACACCGACGACCTGCTGCTCGCCGTCGCCGACGAGCTGATCGGACAGGCCTTCGCCGGCTGGTCCCCGGTCGGCGACTGGCGCGCCGACCTGCGCGAACTGGGCCTGCGGATCCACTCCGCCTATCTCGAGCATCCGCAGGCGGCGATGCTGGCGGCCTACCGGGTGACCGGGCGGCCGCACGAGGCCTTCGCCATCGAGTCGATCCTGAGCGTCCTGCGCCGCGGCGGTTTCCCGGATCCGGAGGCGGTCCGGATGTACCACACCTTCGTCGACACCGGCCTGGCCTACGCGGCCCTGGACGCCGCCAGCGCCGCCCTTCCACCGCAGGCGCGGGAGGCCGAGCGGCAGGTCTGGGAGCGGACCTACGCCTCACTGCCGGCCACCACCCACCCGCACATCGCCGCCACCTCGCGACTGCTGCAGGCCGAGATGGGGCGCAGCGCCTACGCCAAGACCCTGGACCTCTTCCTGGACGCGGCAGCGGCCCGCCTCGACGCGCTGACGGCCGGCCGGCCGTCGCCGCCGCTCGCTAGCATGGATCGATGA
- a CDS encoding response regulator transcription factor produces the protein MPTVGIVEDHRMTRMGIEQVLARSSWLDVIASVGTLEEFAETGLAPDVIVLDPAPYLAEASLQAIGDLSVDSAVLIMSPSDERDHLLAAVKAGAYGFVTKHTDETEFLSAVEAVARGGFYLASGLATHLHAELGRMSPGEGQCLARREVETLRLIAKGYTHGQIARRMGLTESTVNTYVKRIRAKLNAGNKAELTRKAIALGYVDESGPARWLPGHIRPASEVLV, from the coding sequence ATGCCTACCGTTGGCATCGTCGAAGACCACCGCATGACCCGAATGGGGATCGAACAAGTTCTTGCCCGCAGTTCCTGGCTCGACGTCATCGCATCGGTGGGAACACTGGAGGAATTCGCGGAGACCGGGCTCGCCCCCGACGTGATCGTCCTCGACCCCGCTCCCTATCTCGCCGAGGCGTCCCTGCAGGCGATCGGTGATCTGAGCGTCGACAGCGCGGTACTGATCATGTCGCCGTCGGACGAGCGGGACCACCTGCTGGCCGCGGTGAAGGCCGGGGCGTACGGCTTCGTCACCAAGCACACCGACGAAACCGAGTTCCTGTCCGCGGTCGAGGCGGTGGCCCGGGGCGGCTTCTACCTCGCGTCCGGGCTCGCCACGCATCTGCACGCCGAACTCGGCCGCATGTCGCCCGGCGAGGGCCAGTGCCTGGCCCGCCGCGAGGTGGAGACGCTGCGCCTGATCGCCAAGGGGTACACGCACGGCCAGATAGCCCGCCGCATGGGGCTCACCGAGTCGACCGTCAACACGTATGTGAAGCGCATCCGGGCGAAGCTCAACGCCGGCAACAAGGCGGAACTGACCCGTAAGGCGATCGCGTTGGGCTACGTCGACGAGTCGGGTCCGGCACGCTGGCTGCCGGGCCACATCCGGCCCGCGTCCGAAGTACTCGTGTGA
- a CDS encoding WXG100 family type VII secretion target: MSFSDAVPINVQQELETAGPYLNGQAAEISGELHRLAQYLDQLPEIWQGAASGYYQGLQAEWNVAAEGLFGPEGVLGQIARAMNVNWANYSDAEWANSQTWNHH, translated from the coding sequence ATGAGCTTCTCCGACGCCGTCCCGATCAACGTCCAGCAGGAGCTGGAGACCGCGGGTCCTTATCTGAACGGGCAGGCGGCCGAGATCTCCGGGGAGCTGCACCGGCTCGCCCAGTACCTGGACCAGCTGCCGGAGATCTGGCAGGGCGCGGCCTCCGGGTACTACCAGGGGTTGCAGGCCGAGTGGAACGTGGCCGCCGAAGGGCTGTTCGGGCCCGAAGGGGTGCTCGGCCAGATCGCCCGCGCGATGAACGTCAACTGGGCCAACTACAGCGACGCCGAGTGGGCCAACTCACAGACGTGGAACCACCACTGA